One region of Streptomyces rishiriensis genomic DNA includes:
- a CDS encoding TerC family protein: MNVSLALWVFTIVGLAALIAVDFFIGRKPHDVSIKEAGIWTVVWIALAGLFGVGLLVFSGGEPAGEFFAGFITEKSLSVDNLFVFVLIMAKFSVPSQYQQRVLLVGVLIALVLRAVFIAAGAAILASFAWVFYLFGAFLIWTAWKLIQEARADEEDEEFEENKLLKAVEKRFGVADRYHGTKLWIEQNGKRVMTPMLVVMLAIGTTDVLFALDSIPAIFGLTQDPYIVFTANAFALMGLRQLYFLIGGLLRKLVHLSYGLSVILGFIGVKLVLHALHESGVHVPEISIPVSLGVICSVLIVTTLTSLRASKKQAAAEAARTESEGAPKDSIQA, translated from the coding sequence GTGAATGTTTCCCTGGCCCTATGGGTCTTCACCATCGTGGGCCTTGCCGCCCTCATCGCGGTCGACTTCTTCATCGGCCGCAAGCCGCACGACGTGTCGATCAAGGAAGCGGGGATCTGGACCGTCGTCTGGATCGCCCTGGCCGGGCTCTTCGGAGTCGGGCTGCTCGTCTTCAGCGGCGGTGAGCCGGCCGGCGAGTTCTTCGCGGGCTTCATCACCGAGAAGTCGCTCAGTGTCGACAACCTCTTCGTCTTCGTCCTGATCATGGCGAAGTTCTCGGTCCCCTCGCAGTACCAGCAGCGAGTCCTGCTCGTCGGCGTCCTCATAGCCCTCGTCCTGCGGGCCGTCTTCATCGCCGCGGGTGCCGCGATCCTCGCCAGCTTCGCGTGGGTGTTCTACCTCTTCGGCGCCTTCCTGATCTGGACCGCCTGGAAGCTCATCCAGGAGGCCCGCGCCGACGAGGAGGACGAGGAGTTCGAGGAGAACAAGCTGCTCAAGGCGGTGGAGAAGCGATTCGGTGTCGCCGACCGCTACCACGGTACGAAGCTGTGGATCGAGCAGAACGGCAAGCGGGTCATGACCCCGATGCTGGTCGTGATGCTCGCGATCGGCACCACCGACGTGCTCTTCGCCCTCGACTCGATCCCCGCGATCTTCGGCCTGACGCAGGACCCGTACATCGTCTTCACGGCCAACGCGTTCGCCCTGATGGGTCTGCGGCAGCTCTACTTCCTCATCGGTGGCCTCCTGAGGAAGCTGGTCCACCTCAGCTACGGCCTGTCGGTCATCCTCGGCTTCATCGGCGTGAAGCTGGTGCTGCACGCCCTGCACGAGTCCGGGGTCCACGTCCCCGAGATCAGCATCCCGGTCTCGCTCGGCGTCATCTGCTCCGTCCTGATCGTCACCACGCTCACCAGCCTGCGGGCTTCGAAGAAGCAGGCGGCGGCCGAGGCGGCGCGGACGGAGAGCGAAGGCGCTCCGAAGGACAGCATCCAGGCCTGA
- a CDS encoding MFS transporter, with protein MHDVHTVKAPSMPRVAAASLAGTAIEFYDFFVYGTAAALVLGPLFFPTFSPSAGTLAAFATFGVGFVARPLGSVLFGHIGDRRGRRPVLVVSLLLTGASTVAVGCVPAYDTIGVAAPLLLLVLRFLQGLGLGGEWGGAVLLTAEHAPAERRGLWSSFPQVGPAVGFVLANGVVLALSVTLTEAQFARWGWRVPFWAAGALAVLGLWLRSSLPESPRFLEIDDHARVPLVEVVRDHWRLVLLTAGALAVGYAIFYAVTTWSLAYATERLGVSRTVVLVCIMAAVVVKGALTPAVAMLGDRFGRRPLCLVGCTAAALWMFPLVALLSTGEPLPMFLGFLGALLAFVAMFAVISAYLPELYAPRVRCTGAAVGYNLGGVLGGALTPIVATALAEHSGRVPWGVGAYLTGIALLSLGCFALLPETRPARVAAVRPATD; from the coding sequence ATGCACGACGTACACACCGTGAAGGCGCCCTCCATGCCACGGGTCGCGGCCGCCTCGCTCGCCGGGACGGCCATCGAGTTCTACGACTTCTTCGTCTACGGGACGGCGGCCGCGCTGGTTCTGGGGCCGCTGTTCTTCCCGACGTTCTCGCCGTCGGCGGGGACACTGGCCGCGTTCGCGACGTTCGGTGTGGGCTTCGTGGCGCGGCCGCTTGGCTCGGTGCTGTTCGGGCACATCGGGGACCGGCGCGGGCGTCGGCCGGTCCTGGTCGTCTCCCTGCTGCTGACCGGTGCCTCGACGGTCGCGGTCGGCTGCGTGCCGGCGTACGACACGATCGGGGTGGCCGCTCCCCTGCTGCTGCTCGTCCTGCGTTTCCTCCAGGGGCTGGGGCTCGGCGGGGAGTGGGGCGGCGCGGTGCTGCTGACCGCGGAGCACGCGCCCGCCGAGCGGCGCGGGCTGTGGTCGAGCTTCCCGCAGGTCGGCCCCGCGGTGGGTTTCGTGCTCGCCAACGGGGTGGTGCTGGCCCTGTCGGTGACGCTGACGGAGGCGCAGTTCGCGCGGTGGGGGTGGCGGGTGCCCTTCTGGGCGGCCGGGGCGCTGGCCGTGCTCGGGCTGTGGCTGCGGTCGTCGCTGCCCGAGAGCCCGCGGTTCCTGGAGATCGACGACCACGCGCGCGTGCCGCTCGTCGAGGTGGTGCGCGACCACTGGCGGCTCGTCCTGCTGACCGCGGGCGCGCTCGCCGTCGGGTACGCGATCTTCTACGCCGTGACGACGTGGTCCCTGGCGTACGCGACGGAACGGCTCGGGGTCAGCCGCACGGTCGTGCTGGTCTGCATCATGGCCGCCGTGGTGGTGAAGGGTGCGCTGACGCCCGCGGTGGCCATGCTCGGTGACCGCTTCGGCCGGCGGCCGCTGTGCCTCGTGGGCTGCACGGCGGCCGCGCTGTGGATGTTCCCGCTGGTCGCGCTGCTCTCGACCGGCGAGCCGCTGCCGATGTTCCTCGGCTTCCTGGGGGCGCTGCTCGCCTTCGTCGCGATGTTCGCGGTGATCTCGGCGTATCTGCCGGAGCTCTACGCGCCGCGTGTGCGCTGCACCGGTGCGGCGGTCGGCTACAACCTCGGCGGCGTCCTCGGGGGCGCGCTCACGCCGATCGTGGCGACCGCGCTCGCCGAGCATTCGGGGCGTGTCCCGTGGGGAGTGGGTGCCTATCTGACCGGGATCGCGCTGCTCAGCCTGGGCTGCTTCGCGCTGCTGCCGGAGACCCGGCCGGCACGGGTGGCCGCCGTGCGGCCGGCTACGGATTGA
- a CDS encoding MHYT domain-containing protein — protein MQGTVDGFSYGLVTPLVAYLMACLGGALGLRCTTRALLVAQSWRPGWLALGSAAIGSGIWTMHFIAMIGFTVDGAPIHYDKPMTYASLGVAIVMVGVGIFIVGYRGATGTALFTGGTITGLGIASMHYLGMAGMRFNGTFRYNTLTVAVSVAIAMVAATAALWAAGQVRGFLWSVGASLVMGLAVTGMHYTGMAAMSVHLHTGSPTVGDSPAALLAPMLIGPLAFLCLAGAVVVFDPLMVMGKPDWTPADHKPGVPAHPPVPHPSRSSQPRIRRKVTHRESRTPQNR, from the coding sequence ATGCAAGGCACGGTCGACGGTTTCAGCTACGGACTCGTCACACCGCTGGTGGCCTACCTCATGGCCTGCCTCGGCGGTGCTCTCGGTCTGCGCTGCACCACCAGAGCCCTGCTCGTCGCCCAGTCCTGGCGCCCGGGCTGGCTCGCCCTCGGCTCGGCGGCGATCGGCTCCGGCATCTGGACCATGCACTTCATCGCGATGATCGGCTTCACGGTCGACGGCGCCCCGATCCACTACGACAAACCGATGACCTACGCGAGTCTGGGCGTCGCCATCGTCATGGTGGGTGTGGGGATCTTCATAGTCGGCTACCGGGGCGCGACCGGAACGGCGCTGTTCACCGGGGGCACCATCACCGGTCTGGGGATCGCGTCGATGCACTACCTGGGCATGGCCGGCATGCGCTTCAACGGCACGTTCCGGTACAACACCCTCACCGTCGCCGTCTCCGTCGCCATCGCCATGGTGGCCGCCACCGCCGCCCTGTGGGCCGCGGGACAGGTCAGGGGCTTCCTGTGGAGCGTGGGCGCCAGCCTGGTCATGGGTCTGGCCGTCACCGGCATGCACTACACCGGGATGGCCGCCATGAGCGTCCATCTGCACACGGGTTCTCCGACCGTGGGCGACTCTCCCGCCGCCCTCCTGGCGCCGATGCTGATCGGTCCTCTCGCCTTCCTCTGCCTCGCGGGTGCGGTCGTGGTGTTCGACCCGCTGATGGTCATGGGCAAGCCCGACTGGACCCCCGCCGATCACAAGCCCGGCGTCCCGGCGCACCCGCCCGTCCCGCACCCGTCGCGCAGTTCGCAGCCCCGCATCCGCCGCAAGGTGACGCACCGCGAGTCCCGGACCCCGCAGAACCGCTGA
- a CDS encoding TerD family protein: MTAELVRGQNHPLSQVRLEIRVSAGRPVMAVATLGDESGKVPGVEWVAHPGVPTLPGLEVSRQAAADHRLAVDLDAVSAAVHRVSVLLALPTGVGGPVSFGSVAAPFVAVTGLDGTEVATYTITGLEAESAVVALELYRRQGAWKVRAVGQGYAGGLAELLTDQGLSQAHRLAAGINDAVVQGLARSVPAPPRTADGDRSRQAAASALGPDQGGSPYGAQGTPGGAGPYGSAQNPQGPAGTGYPPGATPADPDATQPTPTAPATGGSIDYSHPRRQNAAPPPPPPTAPPAQPGQPARPVAGDATGWSMEERLYNQVWGMFEDLARSTAAYRSAVDFADTRMEKELDQVLSDPRSRMGGQGDAAREAAQAKHIQLVDQAREALDRDLVQLGAEADVVEPALPAAYARWDSPVWHAYRVPMEMPMAVRLGDLTLPESDPLRIPMLVRLPLERGLWIDSGRSVSSDGSFADSHDLRRLAMESAVAHTARLLAVHPAGEFTVHVVDPAGSGARELAPLVRSGVLAAPPAVGAAGVAAVLSQLTERVDLVQMAVRGGMADSLPPGFDTAQQLLVVNDFPHGFDDRAVTQLRYLADEGPEVGVHLMMVADREDADSYGPLLDPLWRALLRLTPVPEDHLADPWVGHAWTYEPSLVPPGSQVLQQVLAHVAAARTKY, encoded by the coding sequence ATGACGGCCGAGCTGGTGCGGGGGCAGAACCACCCGCTCTCCCAGGTCCGCCTCGAGATCCGGGTCTCGGCCGGCAGGCCGGTCATGGCGGTTGCCACACTCGGGGACGAGAGCGGCAAGGTCCCCGGCGTCGAGTGGGTGGCCCACCCGGGCGTACCCACCCTGCCCGGCCTGGAGGTCTCCCGGCAGGCGGCCGCCGACCACCGCCTCGCGGTGGACCTGGACGCCGTGTCGGCGGCCGTGCACCGGGTCAGCGTGCTGCTGGCGCTGCCGACGGGCGTCGGCGGGCCGGTCAGCTTCGGCTCGGTCGCGGCCCCCTTCGTCGCGGTCACCGGCCTCGACGGCACCGAGGTCGCCACCTACACCATCACCGGTCTGGAGGCGGAGTCGGCGGTCGTCGCGCTGGAGCTGTACCGACGGCAGGGCGCCTGGAAGGTACGCGCCGTCGGCCAGGGCTACGCGGGCGGTCTGGCCGAACTCCTCACCGACCAGGGCCTCTCGCAGGCCCACCGACTCGCGGCCGGCATCAACGACGCCGTGGTCCAGGGCCTGGCCCGCTCGGTGCCGGCGCCGCCGCGTACGGCCGACGGCGACCGCTCCCGGCAGGCGGCCGCGTCCGCCCTCGGCCCGGACCAGGGCGGCTCGCCGTACGGCGCGCAGGGCACCCCGGGCGGTGCGGGCCCGTACGGGAGCGCCCAGAACCCGCAGGGCCCCGCGGGCACGGGTTACCCGCCGGGCGCCACACCGGCGGATCCCGACGCCACCCAGCCGACACCGACGGCACCCGCCACCGGTGGCTCGATCGACTACAGCCACCCACGTCGGCAGAACGCCGCTCCGCCCCCGCCTCCGCCCACCGCGCCCCCGGCCCAGCCCGGACAGCCCGCCCGGCCCGTCGCGGGTGACGCGACCGGCTGGTCCATGGAGGAGCGGCTGTACAACCAGGTCTGGGGCATGTTCGAAGACCTGGCCCGCAGCACGGCCGCGTACCGCAGCGCCGTCGACTTCGCCGATACGCGGATGGAGAAGGAGCTGGACCAGGTCCTGTCGGATCCGCGCAGCAGGATGGGCGGCCAGGGGGACGCCGCCCGCGAGGCGGCCCAGGCCAAGCACATCCAGCTCGTCGACCAGGCCCGGGAGGCACTGGACCGGGATCTCGTCCAGCTCGGCGCCGAGGCCGACGTGGTCGAACCGGCCCTGCCCGCGGCGTACGCGCGCTGGGACAGCCCCGTCTGGCACGCCTATCGCGTCCCCATGGAGATGCCCATGGCCGTGCGGCTGGGCGACCTCACCCTTCCCGAGAGCGACCCGCTGCGCATCCCGATGCTGGTCAGGCTCCCGCTCGAACGCGGCCTGTGGATCGACAGCGGGCGGTCGGTTTCGTCCGACGGGTCGTTCGCCGACTCGCACGACCTGCGCCGCCTCGCCATGGAGTCGGCCGTGGCGCACACGGCCCGGCTGCTGGCCGTGCATCCGGCGGGCGAATTCACGGTGCATGTCGTCGATCCAGCCGGTTCCGGAGCCAGGGAACTCGCGCCGCTGGTGCGCAGCGGTGTGCTCGCGGCCCCGCCCGCGGTCGGCGCGGCAGGCGTCGCGGCGGTCCTGAGCCAGCTCACCGAGCGGGTCGACCTCGTGCAGATGGCGGTGCGCGGCGGCATGGCCGACTCGCTGCCGCCCGGCTTCGACACGGCCCAGCAGCTGCTGGTCGTCAACGACTTCCCGCACGGCTTCGACGACCGTGCCGTGACCCAGCTGCGCTACCTCGCGGACGAGGGGCCCGAAGTCGGCGTGCACCTGATGATGGTCGCCGACCGGGAGGACGCCGACAGTTACGGTCCGTTGCTGGACCCGCTGTGGCGGGCGCTGCTGCGGTTGACGCCGGTGCCCGAGGATCACCTCGCCGACCCCTGGGTGGGGCATGCCTGGACGTATGAGCCGAGCCTCGTGCCGCCCGGCAGCCAGGTCCTCCAGCAGGTCCTCGCTCACGTCGCGGCGGCTCGCACCAAGTACTAG
- a CDS encoding glycerophosphodiester phosphodiesterase, with protein sequence MHARAAAATTTAVLGIVALLLPVHDARAGSALRPSVIAHRGASARAPENTLEAVDEAASLGIPWVENDVQRTKDGRLVVIHDDSLRRTTDAEEVYPGRAPWKVRDFTAAEVARLDAGSWFGAGYTGARVPTLEEYVDRVEHHHQKLLLEVKNPELYPGIERQTLEVLSNEGWLDRRHLTNRLIVQSFSADSLRTVHELEPGVRTGLLGMPAVADLPGYAGFADLVNPSYASLSPAYVSAVHALAGPHGKPMKVFAWTVDDPATAQAVAGYDVDGVITNKPDVVRRALYGY encoded by the coding sequence ATGCACGCGCGCGCAGCCGCCGCCACGACCACCGCGGTCCTGGGCATCGTCGCCCTCCTGCTGCCCGTTCACGACGCCCGGGCGGGCAGCGCCCTGCGGCCGTCGGTGATCGCCCACCGAGGGGCCTCCGCCCGCGCCCCCGAGAACACCCTGGAGGCCGTCGACGAGGCGGCCTCGCTGGGCATTCCGTGGGTGGAGAACGACGTCCAGCGCACCAAGGACGGCCGGCTCGTGGTCATCCACGACGACAGTCTCCGCCGTACGACGGACGCCGAGGAGGTCTATCCCGGCCGCGCCCCGTGGAAGGTGCGTGACTTCACGGCGGCCGAGGTGGCCCGGCTGGACGCGGGGAGCTGGTTCGGCGCCGGGTACACGGGCGCGCGGGTGCCGACGCTCGAGGAGTACGTCGACCGGGTCGAGCACCACCACCAGAAGCTGCTCCTGGAGGTCAAGAACCCCGAGCTCTATCCGGGGATCGAGCGGCAGACCCTCGAGGTGCTGAGCAACGAGGGCTGGCTGGACCGGCGGCACCTCACGAACCGGCTGATCGTGCAGAGCTTCAGCGCCGACAGCCTGCGGACCGTCCACGAACTGGAGCCGGGGGTGCGGACCGGTCTGCTGGGGATGCCGGCCGTCGCGGACCTGCCCGGGTACGCGGGCTTCGCCGACCTGGTCAACCCGTCGTACGCCTCGCTCTCCCCCGCCTACGTCTCCGCCGTGCACGCGCTCGCCGGACCGCACGGCAAGCCGATGAAGGTCTTCGCCTGGACCGTCGACGACCCCGCGACCGCCCAGGCCGTCGCGGGGTACGACGTCGACGGCGTGATCACCAACAAGCCCGACGTCGTGCGGCGAGCCCTGTACGGGTACTGA
- the uvrB gene encoding excinuclease ABC subunit UvrB translates to MRPVSHIERTVAPFEVVSPYQPSGDQPAAIAELAKRVEAGEKDVVLLGATGTGKSATTAWMIEKLQRPTLVMAPNKTLAAQLANEFRELLPNNAVEYFVSYYDYYQPEAYVPQSDTYIEKDSSINEEVERLRHSATNSLLTRRDVVVVASVSCIYGLGTPQEYVDRMVPLRVGDEVDRDQLLRRFVDIQYTRNDLAFSRGTFRVRGDTIEIFPVYEELAVRIEMFGDEIEALSTLHPLTGEIISDDQQLYIFPATHYVAGPERLERAANDIEKELGERLAELEKQGKLLEAQRLRMRTTYDLEMLRQIGSCSGVENYSMHFDGRLPGSPPNTLLDYFPDDFLLVIDESHVTVPQIGAMYEGDASRKRTLVDHGFRLPSALDNRPLKWEEFQERIGQTVYLSATPGKYELSRGDGAVEQIIRPTGLIDPEVVVKPTEGQIDDLVHEIRTRVEKDERVLVTTLTKKMAEDLTEYFLELGIQVRYLHSDVDTLRRIELLRELRAGEFDVLVGINLLREGLDLPEVSLVAILDADKEGFLRSGTSLIQTIGRAARNVSGQVHMYADKITPGMERAIDETNRRREKQVAYNTANGIDPQPLRKKINDIVAQISREEVDTEQLLGSGYRAKKDGRGTKAPVPSLGDKAAKGAKSRSAKGKAEKSVPTDRPAAELAEQIEEMTQRMRAAAADLQFEVAARIRDEVSEMKKELRQMREAGLA, encoded by the coding sequence ATGCGGCCCGTTTCCCACATCGAACGCACGGTGGCGCCTTTCGAGGTCGTCAGCCCCTACCAGCCCAGCGGCGACCAGCCGGCGGCCATCGCCGAGCTGGCCAAGCGCGTCGAGGCAGGTGAGAAGGACGTCGTCCTGCTCGGCGCGACCGGCACCGGAAAGTCCGCGACCACCGCGTGGATGATCGAGAAGCTCCAGCGCCCCACCCTGGTGATGGCGCCGAACAAGACCCTGGCCGCCCAGCTGGCGAACGAGTTCCGCGAACTGCTGCCGAACAACGCGGTCGAGTACTTCGTCTCGTACTACGACTACTACCAGCCCGAGGCGTACGTCCCGCAGTCGGACACCTACATCGAGAAGGACTCCTCGATCAACGAGGAGGTCGAGCGCCTGCGCCACTCCGCGACCAACTCGCTGCTCACCCGGCGTGACGTCGTCGTGGTCGCCTCGGTCTCCTGCATCTACGGCCTCGGCACCCCGCAGGAGTACGTGGACCGCATGGTCCCGCTCCGCGTCGGCGACGAGGTCGACCGGGACCAGCTGCTGCGCCGCTTCGTCGACATCCAGTACACGCGCAACGACCTGGCGTTCAGCCGTGGCACCTTCCGGGTGCGCGGCGACACCATCGAGATCTTCCCGGTCTACGAGGAGCTCGCCGTCCGCATCGAGATGTTCGGCGACGAGATCGAGGCCCTGTCCACGCTGCACCCGCTCACCGGCGAGATCATCAGCGACGACCAGCAGCTGTACATCTTCCCGGCCACGCACTACGTGGCGGGACCGGAGCGCCTGGAGCGGGCAGCCAACGACATCGAGAAGGAGCTGGGCGAGCGCCTGGCCGAGCTGGAGAAGCAGGGCAAGCTCCTGGAGGCCCAGCGCCTGCGCATGCGCACCACGTACGACCTCGAGATGCTGCGCCAGATCGGCTCCTGCTCCGGCGTCGAGAACTACTCGATGCACTTCGACGGCCGCTTGCCCGGCTCCCCGCCCAACACCCTGCTCGACTACTTCCCCGACGACTTCCTGCTCGTCATCGACGAGTCCCATGTCACCGTCCCCCAGATCGGCGCCATGTACGAGGGGGACGCCTCCCGCAAGCGCACCCTCGTCGACCACGGCTTCCGGCTGCCCTCCGCCCTGGACAACCGCCCGCTGAAGTGGGAGGAGTTCCAGGAGCGCATCGGGCAGACCGTCTACCTGTCGGCGACCCCCGGCAAGTACGAGCTCTCCCGTGGGGACGGCGCCGTCGAGCAGATCATCCGGCCCACCGGCCTGATCGACCCGGAGGTCGTGGTCAAGCCCACCGAGGGCCAGATCGACGACCTGGTGCACGAGATCCGCACCCGCGTGGAGAAGGACGAGCGCGTCCTGGTCACCACGCTCACCAAGAAGATGGCCGAGGACCTCACGGAGTACTTCCTGGAACTCGGCATCCAGGTGCGCTATCTGCACAGTGACGTGGACACGCTGCGCCGGATCGAGCTGCTGCGCGAGCTGCGCGCCGGCGAGTTCGACGTCCTGGTCGGCATCAACCTCCTGCGGGAGGGCCTCGACCTGCCCGAGGTGTCCCTGGTGGCGATCCTGGACGCCGACAAGGAGGGCTTCCTGCGCTCCGGCACCTCGCTGATCCAGACCATCGGCCGCGCGGCGCGCAATGTCTCCGGCCAGGTCCACATGTACGCCGACAAGATCACCCCGGGCATGGAGCGGGCCATCGACGAGACCAACCGCCGCCGGGAGAAGCAGGTCGCCTACAACACGGCGAACGGCATCGACCCGCAGCCGCTCCGCAAGAAGATCAACGACATCGTCGCGCAGATCTCGCGCGAGGAGGTCGACACGGAGCAGCTGCTGGGCTCGGGCTACCGCGCGAAGAAGGACGGTCGGGGCACCAAAGCCCCGGTGCCCTCCCTCGGTGACAAGGCGGCCAAGGGCGCCAAGTCCAGGTCGGCCAAGGGCAAGGCCGAGAAGTCGGTGCCGACGGACCGTCCGGCGGCCGAACTCGCCGAGCAGATCGAGGAGATGACGCAGCGGATGCGGGCCGCCGCCGCCGACCTCCAGTTCGAGGTCGCCGCCCGGATCCGCGACGAGGTCTCCGAGATGAAGAAGGAACTGCGCCAGATGAGGGAGGCGGGTCTGGCCTGA
- a CDS encoding calcium:proton antiporter gives MIARLRSVTTRWTALVPVLAVVLLALTWGRGLPGAVVAVVTLVLAGAVLAAVHHAEVVAHRVGEPFGSLVLAVAVTIIEVALIVTLMADGGDKSSTLARDTVFAAVMITCNGIVGLCLLVASLRHGTAVFNPEGTGAALATVATLATLSLVLPTFTTSKPGPEFSAVQLTFAALSSLVLYGLFVTTQTVRHRDYFLPVTRQGDVITADVHAGAPTSRTAWISLGLLGLALVGVVGLAKGVSPTIESGVEAAGLPQAVVGVIIALLVLLPETIAALRSARRDRVQTSLNLALGSAIASIGLTIPAVALASVWLAGPLVLGLGPTHMVLLALTVVVSSLTVVPGRATPLQGGVHLVLFAAYLELAVNP, from the coding sequence ATGATCGCTCGGCTCAGGTCGGTCACGACCCGGTGGACGGCCCTCGTGCCGGTACTGGCGGTCGTCCTGCTGGCCCTGACCTGGGGGCGCGGACTGCCCGGCGCGGTCGTGGCCGTGGTGACACTGGTCCTCGCCGGAGCGGTCCTGGCCGCCGTGCACCACGCGGAGGTCGTCGCCCACCGGGTGGGCGAACCCTTCGGATCCCTCGTCCTCGCGGTGGCCGTGACGATCATCGAGGTCGCCCTGATCGTCACCCTGATGGCGGACGGCGGCGACAAAAGCTCGACTCTGGCCAGAGACACGGTCTTCGCGGCCGTGATGATCACCTGCAACGGCATCGTCGGTCTGTGTCTCCTCGTCGCGTCGCTGCGCCACGGCACGGCCGTCTTCAACCCGGAGGGCACCGGTGCGGCGCTGGCGACCGTCGCGACCCTGGCCACGCTCAGCCTGGTCCTGCCGACCTTCACCACCAGCAAACCGGGCCCGGAGTTCTCCGCCGTCCAGCTCACCTTCGCCGCCCTGTCCTCACTGGTGCTGTACGGCCTGTTCGTGACGACGCAGACCGTCCGGCACCGCGACTACTTCCTCCCGGTCACCCGGCAGGGAGACGTGATCACCGCCGACGTCCACGCCGGTGCCCCCACCTCCCGGACCGCCTGGATCAGCCTCGGGCTGCTCGGCCTGGCCCTGGTCGGTGTGGTGGGCCTCGCCAAGGGCGTCTCGCCCACGATCGAGTCAGGAGTGGAGGCGGCCGGACTGCCCCAAGCGGTGGTCGGTGTGATCATCGCGCTGCTCGTGCTGCTCCCCGAGACGATCGCCGCGCTGCGCTCCGCCCGCCGCGACCGGGTGCAGACCAGCCTCAACCTCGCGCTCGGCTCCGCGATCGCCAGCATCGGTCTCACCATCCCCGCGGTCGCCCTGGCCTCCGTCTGGCTTGCCGGGCCGCTCGTCCTCGGCCTCGGCCCCACCCATATGGTGCTGCTCGCGCTGACCGTCGTGGTCAGCTCCCTGACGGTGGTCCCGGGACGGGCCACGCCGCTGCAGGGCGGCGTCCATCTCGTCCTGTTCGCGGCCTACCTGGAACTGGCGGTCAATCCGTAG
- a CDS encoding methylated-DNA--[protein]-cysteine S-methyltransferase, producing the protein MDSPGQDEQRVVWTVVDTDIGPLLLAATGEGLLNVVFHATGAIRDQALGRLAARRGTEPVEAPGSPLLAEAIRQVKAYFAGERRAFELPLDWSLISGFNRQVLRELASGVPYGAVVGYGDLARRVGQPLAAQAVGVAMGSNPLPVVVPCHRVVASDGGIGGFGGGLETKRRLLALEGVLPEPLF; encoded by the coding sequence ATGGACAGCCCTGGGCAGGACGAGCAGCGGGTCGTGTGGACCGTCGTGGATACCGACATCGGTCCGCTGTTGCTGGCCGCGACCGGTGAGGGCCTGCTCAACGTCGTGTTCCACGCCACCGGCGCGATACGCGACCAGGCGCTCGGCCGGCTCGCGGCCCGACGGGGCACGGAGCCCGTCGAGGCGCCCGGCTCCCCGCTGCTGGCCGAGGCGATACGCCAGGTGAAGGCCTACTTCGCCGGTGAGCGGCGGGCCTTCGAGCTGCCGCTGGACTGGTCGCTGATCTCGGGCTTCAACCGGCAGGTGCTCCGCGAACTCGCCTCCGGCGTCCCGTACGGAGCGGTGGTCGGCTACGGCGATCTCGCCAGGCGGGTGGGACAGCCGCTGGCGGCGCAGGCCGTGGGGGTGGCGATGGGCTCCAACCCGCTGCCGGTCGTCGTGCCCTGCCACCGGGTGGTGGCGAGCGACGGCGGCATCGGCGGATTCGGAGGCGGTCTGGAGACCAAGCGGAGGCTGCTCGCGCTGGAGGGGGTACTACCCGAGCCGCTGTTCTGA
- a CDS encoding TerD family protein: protein MTVNMTKGQAISLQKNDGGSLTAVRMGLGWQAAPRRGLFGSRTREIDLDASAVLFADKQPVDVVFFRHLVSDDGSVRHTGDNLVGGVGQGGDDEAILVDLARVPVHIDQIIFTVNSFTGQTFQEVQNAFCRLVDETNGQELARYTLAGGGAYTAQIMAKVHRVGGGWNMTALGAPANGRTFQDLMPAILPAL from the coding sequence GTGACCGTCAACATGACCAAGGGTCAGGCCATCAGCCTTCAGAAGAACGACGGGGGCAGCCTGACCGCGGTGCGCATGGGTCTCGGCTGGCAGGCGGCCCCGCGTCGCGGCCTGTTCGGCTCCCGGACCCGGGAGATCGACCTCGACGCCTCCGCGGTTCTGTTCGCCGACAAGCAGCCGGTGGACGTCGTCTTCTTCCGCCACCTGGTGAGTGACGACGGCTCGGTCCGTCACACCGGTGACAACCTCGTCGGCGGGGTCGGCCAGGGCGGCGACGACGAGGCGATCCTCGTCGACCTCGCGCGTGTGCCGGTCCACATCGACCAGATCATCTTCACGGTGAACTCCTTCACCGGCCAGACCTTCCAGGAAGTGCAGAACGCCTTCTGCCGCCTGGTCGACGAGACCAACGGCCAGGAGCTCGCGCGCTACACGCTGGCGGGCGGCGGCGCCTACACGGCCCAGATCATGGCGAAGGTGCACCGGGTGGGCGGGGGCTGGAACATGACGGCTCTCGGCGCTCCGGCCAACGGCCGCACCTTCCAGGACCTCATGCCCGCGATCCTGCCCGCGCTGTAG